In Pedobacter sp. SL55, the following proteins share a genomic window:
- a CDS encoding type II toxin-antitoxin system HigB family toxin has translation MFNIINRKTLLAYGEAYPNAKNALFEWYYEFLHADFNNFQELKSIYGNASLVGDDRVVINIMGNKYRLVIRIIFLYKTIQIKWFGTHKEYDEIDVSTIKFKL, from the coding sequence ATGTTTAATATCATTAACAGAAAAACGCTTTTAGCTTACGGAGAAGCCTACCCAAACGCTAAGAATGCACTGTTCGAATGGTATTATGAATTTTTACATGCTGATTTTAATAATTTTCAGGAACTTAAGAGCATTTACGGTAATGCCAGTTTAGTGGGCGATGATAGGGTGGTTATCAATATTATGGGTAATAAATATAGACTGGTTATACGCATTATTTTTTTATACAAAACTATACAAATAAAGTGGTTTGGTACTCATAAAGAATATGATGAAATTGACGTGTCTACCATTAAATTTAAACTATAA
- a CDS encoding Ohr family peroxiredoxin codes for MEKVYKASVTVIGGRDGHAKSSDGIFETDLRKPKEMGGQGGAPNPEQLFATAWGSCYLGALQSVANHDGVDATNANVNVHVSFNKDGKRFALSADLDVHIPDISIEEAQSLADKANAVCPYSNATKGNIEARVTAV; via the coding sequence ATGGAAAAAGTATATAAGGCCTCTGTTACCGTAATAGGCGGTAGAGATGGACACGCAAAATCTAGCGATGGAATTTTTGAAACAGATTTAAGAAAACCAAAGGAAATGGGCGGGCAAGGAGGTGCACCTAACCCTGAGCAATTGTTTGCCACCGCTTGGGGATCTTGCTATTTAGGCGCACTACAATCTGTAGCCAACCATGATGGCGTTGATGCTACAAATGCCAATGTAAATGTACACGTATCATTTAATAAAGATGGAAAACGCTTTGCGCTTTCTGCAGATTTAGATGTTCACATCCCTGATATCAGTATTGAAGAAGCACAATCTTTAGCGGATAAAGCAAATGCGGTTTGTCCGTACTCTAATGCTACAAAAGGAAATATCGAGGCTAGAGTTACTGCGGTGTAA
- a CDS encoding helix-turn-helix domain-containing protein, with amino-acid sequence MDLQIINSEKEYHNLLNWVDEQFDLAVDTDSKEGQKLQIALLLIKQYEDLHYTIPFPNPLEVVKLKMEEKGLLNKDLVDLIGSKGYVSALLSGKKPLTLRIAKLFHQKLGIPAEVLLA; translated from the coding sequence ATGGATTTGCAAATAATTAATTCAGAAAAGGAATATCATAACTTATTAAACTGGGTTGATGAACAATTTGATTTAGCGGTAGATACTGATAGCAAGGAAGGGCAAAAGCTACAAATTGCATTATTACTAATCAAGCAATACGAAGATTTGCATTATACTATTCCCTTTCCTAATCCATTAGAGGTTGTAAAATTAAAGATGGAAGAGAAAGGTTTATTGAATAAAGATTTGGTTGATTTAATAGGCAGTAAAGGTTACGTGTCTGCTTTGTTAAGTGGTAAAAAACCACTTACGCTACGTATTGCAAAGTTATTTCATCAAAAACTGGGTATTCCAGCAGAGGTATTGTTAGCTTAA
- a CDS encoding FUSC family protein has product MLALYMLNRPIRDTQDFLLSNYFAEGLRITFGVLCPSLIMAHYGMLQYGMTLSLGALCVSIVDSPGPIQHRRNAMFVTTALLFLVSIIVGLTNKSDIFIGILLVAFSFIFSMLFLYGARAAAIGTSVLLIMILSIDDVRPWQEVIFYSMLVFIGSIWYTSLSYIIYRLRPYRLAQQTLSDSIHEIADFLRAKAKFYSQNTNYDKNYAELLQLQVDVHQKQDEVREVLFKTREIVRESTPQGRFLLIVFTDTVDLFEQVMSTYYNYKQLHQQFDEVGILSHYEEAINKIADSLDDIAFALKSGGIPTLSDNLENDLAKLRQEISDLEQHKSEQYNTLGIIALRNIEVNIENIVNRIKTINKYFNKKEQRKIKKGDVDVGKFVTSQEINIKLLINNLTFSSSTFRHSIRVAIVMFVGFVVARSLDFDHSYWILLTILVISKPGFSLTKERNYHRIIGTVVGAFIGMGVLHFVHDKNTLFTILIVFMIAGYSFQRKNYVVSVLFMTPYILIIFDFLGMGTMSLARERIYDTLIGSGIAFLASYWLFPNWEHEKLKEAMTEMIKSNQWYFREVTKLYFEKGFDLTNYKLARKEVYVKTSNLASMFQRMFSEPKSKQVYMKEMHQFTVLNHLLSSYIASLSLYIKEHHFVCINYQDIKPIADNTIYLLENSEDNLLKQVSEPSNVPLIRRKNAAGIPLSDTDIVIEEQFDLIQKVSYDIFKLTEKIKI; this is encoded by the coding sequence GTGTTAGCTTTGTACATGCTCAACAGGCCAATTAGAGATACACAAGATTTTTTACTCAGCAATTATTTTGCAGAAGGCCTGCGTATTACTTTTGGCGTGCTTTGCCCCTCGCTAATAATGGCGCATTACGGGATGTTACAATACGGCATGACCTTATCATTAGGTGCACTTTGTGTAAGCATTGTAGATTCTCCGGGCCCAATTCAGCATCGTAGAAATGCCATGTTTGTAACTACTGCTTTGCTATTCTTAGTGAGCATCATTGTAGGCTTAACAAATAAAAGCGACATCTTTATCGGTATTTTACTGGTTGCTTTCAGCTTTATATTTTCTATGCTGTTTTTGTATGGAGCTAGGGCTGCTGCCATAGGCACTTCGGTGCTACTCATCATGATTTTAAGTATTGATGACGTTAGGCCATGGCAAGAAGTGATTTTTTACAGCATGTTGGTGTTTATTGGCAGTATTTGGTACACCTCGTTAAGTTATATTATTTATAGGTTACGCCCTTACCGTTTGGCTCAACAAACGCTAAGCGATTCGATACATGAGATTGCCGATTTTTTAAGAGCCAAGGCTAAATTTTATTCGCAAAATACCAACTACGACAAGAATTACGCAGAATTATTACAGTTACAGGTTGATGTACACCAAAAGCAAGATGAAGTGCGTGAGGTACTCTTTAAAACCCGCGAAATTGTAAGAGAATCTACACCACAAGGTAGATTTTTATTGATTGTTTTTACAGATACCGTTGATCTGTTTGAGCAGGTAATGTCTACTTATTACAACTACAAGCAACTTCATCAACAATTTGATGAGGTAGGTATTTTATCTCATTATGAAGAGGCCATCAATAAAATTGCTGACTCTTTAGATGATATTGCCTTCGCCTTAAAAAGTGGTGGCATACCCACGCTTTCTGATAACCTAGAGAATGACTTAGCAAAACTTAGGCAAGAGATTAGCGATTTAGAGCAGCATAAAAGCGAACAGTATAATACCTTGGGCATTATCGCTCTGCGAAATATTGAAGTTAATATCGAAAATATTGTAAATAGGATAAAAACCATCAATAAATACTTCAATAAAAAAGAACAACGAAAAATTAAAAAGGGAGATGTGGATGTGGGCAAATTTGTGACTTCACAAGAAATCAATATCAAATTACTCATCAACAATCTCACATTTAGTTCTTCTACTTTTAGACATTCGATTAGGGTAGCTATTGTAATGTTTGTAGGATTTGTGGTTGCGAGAAGCTTAGATTTTGATCACAGTTATTGGATTTTACTGACCATTTTGGTAATTTCTAAACCCGGATTTAGCTTAACCAAAGAGCGAAACTACCATCGTATTATAGGAACGGTTGTAGGTGCATTTATTGGCATGGGTGTTTTGCATTTCGTTCACGATAAAAACACTTTGTTTACCATACTCATAGTGTTTATGATTGCGGGCTATAGCTTTCAGCGTAAAAACTATGTGGTAAGCGTACTTTTCATGACGCCTTACATCCTAATCATTTTTGATTTTTTGGGCATGGGAACCATGTCTTTGGCTAGGGAGCGAATTTACGATACCTTAATTGGTTCTGGTATTGCTTTTTTAGCCAGCTATTGGTTATTTCCAAATTGGGAACACGAAAAGCTAAAAGAGGCAATGACAGAAATGATTAAATCTAATCAATGGTATTTTAGGGAGGTAACCAAACTGTATTTCGAAAAAGGATTTGATTTAACCAATTATAAGTTAGCTAGAAAGGAAGTTTATGTAAAAACCTCCAACTTGGCTTCTATGTTTCAAAGAATGTTTTCTGAGCCCAAAAGCAAGCAGGTTTACATGAAAGAAATGCATCAGTTTACGGTATTAAATCATTTGCTTTCCTCCTACATTGCAAGCCTATCGCTATACATTAAAGAGCATCACTTTGTTTGTATCAATTATCAGGATATTAAACCCATAGCAGATAATACCATTTACTTGTTAGAAAATTCCGAAGATAATTTGCTTAAACAAGTTTCTGAGCCAAGTAATGTACCTCTAATTAGAAGAAAAAATGCCGCCGGTATTCCACTATCTGATACCGATATTGTTATCGAAGAACAGTTTGACTTGATACAAAAAGTATCTTATGATATTTTTAAGTTAACGGAGAAAATTAAGATTTAG